Proteins from a genomic interval of uncultured Desulfuromusa sp.:
- a CDS encoding SMP-30/gluconolactonase/LRE family protein has protein sequence MRNFCIHKLPFFALLGVLLLPSCAQKTQLPEEESATRIVWPAAPQEAKIAWVKEYKILKETSSRQGFWGRIGDFFLGPNTAHITRSYGVCTDDKNQLFIADTGSSVIHIFDMQTTRYRFIEGNDKVQLSTPIGLVYVEGSLYITDSSQQSILEYDLQEGSLKRLISMNSGRPTGIAFSQYNRLLYVSDTVAHQVVAYSLDGIEQFRFGERGIADGQFNYPTDLWVDITGKVYVTDALNARIQMFSVAGEFLGQFGQPGDTAGYFSKPKGIAVNQHGYIYVCDALFDSVQIFDAAGQLLLTFGDNGTRPGQFWMPSGLFIDSQSYIYVTDTYNQRIQVFKEVNR, from the coding sequence ATGCGCAACTTTTGCATTCATAAACTCCCATTTTTTGCCTTGTTGGGGGTACTTCTTCTCCCCTCCTGTGCACAGAAGACTCAGCTGCCTGAAGAGGAGTCGGCAACCAGGATTGTCTGGCCGGCGGCCCCGCAGGAAGCAAAAATAGCATGGGTTAAAGAATATAAAATCCTTAAAGAGACATCCTCTCGCCAAGGTTTCTGGGGCCGGATCGGTGATTTTTTTCTTGGACCGAACACGGCACATATTACCCGATCTTATGGTGTCTGTACTGATGACAAAAACCAGCTTTTCATTGCCGACACCGGGTCCTCAGTCATCCATATATTTGATATGCAAACAACCCGGTATCGTTTCATCGAAGGGAATGACAAGGTTCAGCTATCAACACCTATTGGCCTGGTTTATGTCGAAGGCTCTCTTTACATAACCGATTCTTCGCAACAGTCAATTCTAGAATACGACCTGCAGGAAGGATCTCTGAAGCGTCTGATTTCTATGAACTCAGGCCGACCAACAGGGATCGCTTTCAGCCAATACAATCGCTTGCTCTATGTTTCGGATACCGTTGCGCATCAAGTGGTGGCTTATAGCCTTGACGGCATTGAACAATTTCGCTTTGGAGAGCGTGGCATCGCTGATGGGCAATTCAATTATCCGACTGATCTCTGGGTTGATATCACCGGCAAAGTGTATGTTACAGATGCCCTGAATGCCCGGATTCAGATGTTTTCTGTTGCCGGAGAGTTTCTGGGGCAGTTTGGCCAACCGGGGGATACCGCGGGATATTTTTCTAAACCAAAAGGGATTGCCGTCAATCAACACGGGTATATTTATGTTTGTGACGCATTATTTGACAGCGTACAGATTTTTGATGCGGCAGGCCAATTACTTCTTACCTTTGGTGACAACGGGACCAGGCCCGGACAATTCTGGATGCCGTCCGGTCTGTTTATTGATTCACAATCATATATTTATGTCACCGATACTTATAATCAGAGAATCCAGGTCTTTAAAGAAGTGAATCGCTAA
- a CDS encoding cytochrome c3 family protein produces MINNKQTGKSRLSKKIVKSLLFAVLSCLLLVGCGDPVTRHKVLSTIFDGVPSLPPAGEMCAGYDQKQVATEAAGLEITNEEVKPPAQNRSSSHKPYKEKKCHDCHSNNKNVNAGLIAPKRELCGVCHQDFIKSRNIHGPVAVGDCLACHLPHNSQYPSLLKEDPEKICATCHEESRLAAAMHDRFVVKTIGCDECHDPHAGDARYFLK; encoded by the coding sequence ATGATAAATAATAAGCAAACAGGAAAGAGTCGGCTGTCCAAAAAAATAGTAAAATCGTTACTGTTTGCTGTTCTCTCCTGTTTGCTTCTTGTCGGTTGCGGTGATCCGGTGACCCGGCACAAGGTGCTCAGCACCATTTTTGATGGTGTCCCCTCGCTTCCTCCTGCCGGAGAAATGTGTGCCGGGTACGACCAGAAGCAGGTCGCTACTGAAGCTGCAGGGCTGGAAATAACAAATGAAGAGGTAAAGCCTCCTGCGCAAAACAGAAGCTCATCGCATAAACCCTACAAAGAAAAAAAATGTCATGACTGCCACTCCAACAATAAAAACGTCAATGCCGGTTTGATTGCTCCAAAACGTGAGTTGTGCGGGGTCTGTCATCAGGATTTTATCAAGAGCCGCAATATTCACGGGCCGGTTGCAGTTGGGGATTGTCTGGCTTGTCACTTGCCGCACAATTCTCAGTATCCGTCACTGTTGAAAGAAGATCCGGAAAAGATTTGTGCCACATGTCATGAAGAATCGCGTCTTGCGGCCGCTATGCACGATCGCTTTGTAGTGAAAACAATTGGCTGTGATGAATGCCACGATCCGCATGCGGGAGATGCTCGTTACTTTCTGAAATAA
- a CDS encoding cytochrome c3 family protein — translation MKTVMIVTLTVFVGLLFSSTTFAGIAGSAHDLSAEGLGTDQICKFCHTPHHAKVDPGDYNPLWNMDVPDSAAYTSYSSSTFMDGATISDPLVGPSRLCMSCHDGTIAIDNAINPSSTTYIDTRYPTTTANLDQDLSNDHPVGFDYVAAQGLDDELYPASTAFAGGTISDYLFGDIMTCASCHDVHDGDTGKFLLVGNSGSALCLSCHIK, via the coding sequence ATGAAAACAGTAATGATAGTAACTTTAACAGTGTTTGTAGGGTTATTATTCTCTTCAACAACTTTTGCAGGTATTGCTGGATCTGCGCATGATTTGAGTGCAGAAGGACTCGGGACGGATCAAATTTGTAAATTTTGTCATACTCCTCACCATGCAAAAGTGGATCCTGGAGACTATAACCCGCTGTGGAACATGGATGTTCCCGATTCTGCTGCCTACACGTCTTATTCCTCAAGCACTTTCATGGATGGAGCAACAATCTCCGACCCTCTGGTTGGTCCTTCACGACTCTGCATGAGCTGCCACGATGGCACTATCGCTATTGATAATGCCATAAATCCCTCTAGTACAACCTATATTGATACCCGATATCCAACGACAACCGCCAATTTAGATCAGGATTTATCCAATGATCATCCCGTCGGTTTCGATTATGTGGCTGCGCAAGGATTGGATGATGAGCTCTATCCTGCAAGCACAGCTTTTGCCGGGGGAACAATCAGTGATTATCTGTTTGGCGATATCATGACCTGTGCCAGCTGTCATGACGTGCATGATGGTGATACCGGGAAGTTTCTTCTTGTCGGTAACTCTGGCTCAGCTTTGTGTTTGAGTTGCCATATTAAATAG
- a CDS encoding cytochrome c3 family protein, which produces MKCLSAAGKITVLSCFMILVFIVDSSAETCSTSDCHAELAQLAYSHSPVAEGDCSSCHEQVQEQHPIVGGKSFQRVENGARLCYQCHDKFGRKLTVHSPVAEGDCLDCHDPHGSNVGPALLPVDHNLTELCINCHDADLFTAAYGHGPAVAGACTQCHNPHESNQSGLLKKTPQKLCTSCHEEIADGMENAPIIHAAVEDSSCTTCHNPHSAPAAKLLSQDVESLCMDCHRDVGVKAQKAKVKHAALYRPEKCSGCHSAHFSQYPALLSLPEKDVCLSCHGQDDYSKSEPLNNIAKEIQGKRELHRPLADGECSACHNPHGSDNTRMLFGAYPKSFYHPYTKGSYDFCLQCHDKNLLRFAETTIYTEFRNGKQNLHYLHVANKYKGRSCRACHEPHAANSEKLMSEEGAEFGDWRIPTRFVKTASGGSCSPGCHQVLEYDRENPVDYQK; this is translated from the coding sequence ATGAAATGTTTATCGGCCGCTGGTAAAATCACTGTCCTGAGTTGTTTCATGATTCTGGTTTTCATTGTGGACTCTTCTGCTGAGACCTGCTCAACCAGCGACTGCCACGCGGAACTGGCGCAGCTGGCTTATAGTCATTCTCCTGTGGCCGAAGGGGATTGCAGCAGCTGTCATGAGCAGGTTCAGGAACAACATCCAATTGTTGGAGGGAAAAGTTTTCAGCGGGTCGAAAATGGTGCCAGGCTCTGTTATCAATGTCATGACAAGTTTGGCAGAAAGCTTACGGTCCATTCTCCCGTCGCTGAAGGAGACTGTCTCGATTGTCATGATCCACATGGTTCAAATGTTGGACCTGCCCTTCTCCCGGTAGACCATAATCTGACCGAACTCTGTATCAATTGTCATGATGCGGACCTTTTTACTGCGGCCTATGGTCACGGTCCAGCTGTTGCTGGTGCCTGCACACAATGTCACAACCCCCATGAAAGCAACCAATCGGGATTGCTGAAAAAAACACCTCAAAAACTCTGTACAAGTTGCCATGAAGAAATTGCAGATGGGATGGAGAACGCGCCGATCATCCATGCTGCGGTTGAGGATTCCAGCTGTACGACCTGTCACAATCCTCACAGTGCTCCCGCTGCCAAGTTATTGAGTCAGGATGTCGAATCTCTGTGTATGGACTGCCATCGTGATGTCGGAGTTAAAGCTCAAAAAGCAAAAGTTAAGCATGCGGCATTGTATCGCCCTGAGAAGTGCAGCGGTTGTCATTCCGCACATTTTTCTCAGTACCCGGCGTTGTTGTCATTGCCTGAAAAAGATGTCTGTCTTTCCTGCCACGGTCAGGATGATTACAGTAAATCTGAACCTCTGAATAATATTGCTAAAGAAATTCAAGGGAAAAGAGAGCTTCATAGGCCATTAGCTGATGGTGAATGTTCCGCTTGTCATAATCCGCACGGGTCAGATAACACCCGTATGCTTTTCGGGGCTTATCCCAAGAGCTTCTATCATCCCTACACCAAAGGCAGCTATGATTTTTGTCTCCAATGCCACGATAAAAACTTACTTCGATTTGCTGAAACGACAATCTATACGGAATTCCGTAATGGAAAGCAGAATCTTCACTACCTCCATGTTGCAAATAAATACAAAGGGCGTAGTTGCCGCGCCTGTCATGAACCCCATGCGGCCAATTCGGAAAAGCTGATGAGTGAAGAGGGAGCCGAGTTCGGGGACTGGCGTATCCCGACCCGGTTTGTCAAAACCGCTTCCGGCGGCAGCTGTTCACCTGGTTGTCATCAGGTGCTTGAATATGACCGGGAAAATCCGGTTGATTATCAAAAATAG
- a CDS encoding sigma-54 dependent transcriptional regulator: protein MDIGRVLVVDDENLVCWTLAKMLKRIGSTAEIANSGAEARLKLKSFLPDLVILDAALPDIEGLQLLEEIKLENKDLPVVIMTSNYHSDLAFQAFSLGAEDYIGKPFNVDMVERSIQKIFVKKDLSKEVKPTEKKLRKKYEQDQLVGNCPSMVDLFKTINLCARNDCKTILILGESGTGKELVAHAIHSQSARKNAPLIELNCASIPDKLLENELFGHEKGAYTDAASREVGIFEQAEGGTVFLDEIGDMPLSMQAKILKVIDNRKFRRLGGQEDVETNIRIIAATNQDLAAMVEEGSFRGDLFYRLNMMSIVLKPLRERKKCIPSMVEYFIDRLNKEYGRSVKGISSDALKVLMAHNWPGNVRELRNALERAMMLEQGQILSTDNFCVFPGSEHLREGGCLYGCSLPAESTILLPPEGINIEEVEKEYIKQALSRYDGNQTKAAKCLGMTLDTLRYRRKKFGLEKYPAQPAAISVPEKEDKDRRSAKVVPGK, encoded by the coding sequence ATGGATATAGGTCGAGTTTTAGTTGTCGATGATGAAAATTTGGTGTGCTGGACATTGGCTAAAATGCTTAAACGCATCGGGAGTACCGCTGAGATTGCAAATAGCGGTGCAGAGGCACGCCTGAAATTAAAGAGTTTTTTGCCTGATCTCGTTATTCTGGATGCCGCTCTTCCGGATATTGAAGGACTGCAACTTCTGGAAGAAATCAAGTTGGAGAATAAGGATTTGCCTGTTGTTATCATGACATCAAACTACCATTCGGACCTGGCTTTTCAAGCGTTTAGTCTGGGAGCGGAGGATTACATAGGAAAGCCTTTTAATGTTGACATGGTGGAGAGATCGATACAGAAAATATTTGTTAAAAAAGATCTCAGCAAAGAGGTTAAGCCTACAGAAAAAAAACTCAGGAAAAAATATGAACAAGATCAGTTAGTTGGGAATTGCCCCTCGATGGTGGATCTATTTAAGACCATCAACCTCTGTGCCCGAAATGATTGTAAGACCATCCTTATTCTGGGTGAGAGTGGTACGGGTAAAGAATTGGTCGCCCACGCTATCCATTCTCAGAGTGCCCGGAAGAATGCTCCTCTGATTGAATTAAACTGTGCTTCTATTCCTGATAAATTGCTGGAAAATGAATTGTTTGGTCATGAGAAGGGGGCATACACTGATGCTGCCAGCCGGGAGGTTGGTATTTTTGAACAGGCGGAAGGGGGCACCGTTTTTCTGGATGAAATTGGTGATATGCCTTTAAGTATGCAGGCGAAAATTCTTAAGGTTATTGACAATAGGAAGTTTCGACGTTTGGGTGGACAGGAAGACGTTGAGACAAATATCCGCATTATTGCTGCGACAAATCAAGATTTGGCTGCCATGGTTGAAGAGGGGTCCTTCCGTGGTGATTTATTTTATCGACTCAATATGATGTCTATCGTTTTAAAGCCTTTACGTGAGCGGAAAAAATGTATTCCGAGTATGGTTGAATATTTCATTGATCGGCTGAATAAAGAGTATGGACGCTCAGTTAAAGGGATTTCAAGTGATGCTTTAAAGGTGCTGATGGCCCATAACTGGCCGGGAAATGTCCGGGAATTGCGCAATGCTCTTGAGCGCGCAATGATGTTGGAGCAAGGGCAAATTTTATCGACAGATAATTTCTGTGTGTTCCCCGGATCGGAACATCTTCGTGAAGGCGGTTGTCTCTATGGCTGTTCTCTTCCTGCTGAATCAACAATTCTGCTACCGCCGGAAGGTATCAATATCGAAGAGGTTGAGAAAGAATATATTAAGCAGGCTCTCTCCCGTTACGATGGTAATCAGACCAAGGCTGCCAAATGTTTGGGAATGACTCTCGATACGCTTCGTTATCGGCGGAAAAAATTTGGGCTCGAAAAATATCCGGCTCAGCCAGCCGCTATTTCGGTCCCTGAGAAAGAAGACAAAGATAGGCGCTCTGCCAAGGTTGTTCCCGGAAAATAA
- a CDS encoding c(7)-type cytochrome triheme domain-containing protein: MEIYVAVVIAPWRSRSMTAPYAIPNLSACKMKGRKNIHKGRWGVAGILFLFVCACAGSLPLSDEPIEPVARNRIIKKTYANAPLSRFELGRLIEMISYNGKPEYYGDIILDRRVKKYGSKPVVFSHQTHRRHFTCEVCHTELEFSLSKGQTDITREDYLEGRYCGACHNGTIAFSTEFACDACHQDISSNERTYPPHKALEGAISLPQTTYGDRINWVEAIEQDLVRPQRSLPGEDMMPGMPLPRHLEQSMYWTTALPSVIVRFPHAEHMKWLDCSNCHPDLFSIKQAGTIAFDKESNLYGQFCGACHMNVAFPMNGCSRCHPRIKDYRRKARAN, from the coding sequence ATGGAAATTTATGTGGCCGTTGTCATCGCACCGTGGCGTTCCAGGTCAATGACTGCTCCTTATGCCATTCCAAACCTGTCAGCATGTAAAATGAAGGGTCGCAAGAATATCCATAAAGGGAGGTGGGGAGTTGCCGGCATTCTCTTCCTGTTTGTTTGTGCTTGTGCTGGTTCTCTCCCGCTTTCCGACGAACCGATTGAACCGGTCGCGCGTAACAGGATCATAAAAAAAACCTACGCCAACGCACCACTGAGCAGGTTCGAACTGGGAAGGCTGATTGAGATGATCTCCTATAACGGCAAGCCTGAATACTATGGAGATATTATTCTTGATCGCCGGGTAAAGAAATATGGGAGTAAGCCCGTGGTTTTTTCCCATCAAACTCATAGGCGTCATTTTACCTGCGAGGTCTGTCATACTGAACTGGAATTCAGTCTGTCGAAAGGGCAAACAGACATTACCCGTGAGGACTACCTTGAGGGGCGCTATTGTGGTGCTTGCCATAATGGCACCATTGCGTTCTCTACTGAATTTGCCTGTGACGCTTGTCATCAAGACATCAGCTCGAATGAGCGAACATATCCTCCACATAAAGCTCTTGAGGGTGCGATTTCCCTTCCTCAAACAACATATGGAGATCGTATCAACTGGGTTGAAGCTATCGAACAGGACCTGGTTCGGCCACAGAGATCTCTTCCCGGCGAGGATATGATGCCTGGTATGCCATTGCCCCGTCATCTCGAACAATCCATGTACTGGACCACGGCACTGCCCAGCGTTATCGTTCGTTTCCCCCATGCAGAACATATGAAATGGCTAGATTGTTCCAACTGCCATCCTGATCTGTTTTCTATTAAACAGGCTGGAACCATTGCGTTTGATAAAGAATCGAATCTTTATGGTCAATTTTGCGGCGCTTGCCATATGAATGTTGCTTTTCCAATGAATGGCTGTAGTCGCTGCCACCCACGCATCAAGGACTATCGCAGGAAGGCGAGGGCTAATTAA
- a CDS encoding c(7)-type cytochrome triheme domain-containing protein codes for MKATAATIFSTVLLIAVFIGGSLQESRAIVIKSYQYGDITMQSSGADSESGTVIFRHWTHRDKYTCRLCHVDLEFSQIAGETDIVEEDNQAGRYCGACHNGKEAFTIKSCTNCHAKDAAHLVQTKRAAKKAFYAFQKTMPRAKYGNKIDWMKAEEEGLIQLKDQLPGISMGREDFITNQRDEPLEPSLSGLPNIIFSHSKHVAWNGCGMCHPEPFKLKNGTTEINMQAIIDGNLCGRCHRTVAFQVNDCSLCHSKPVSM; via the coding sequence ATGAAAGCAACTGCTGCCACAATTTTTAGCACTGTACTACTGATCGCTGTTTTTATCGGGGGATCGCTGCAAGAAAGTCGTGCCATAGTGATAAAAAGCTATCAATATGGTGATATTACAATGCAGAGTTCAGGGGCTGATTCTGAAAGTGGCACAGTTATTTTTCGGCATTGGACCCACCGGGATAAATATACCTGTCGTCTTTGTCATGTTGATCTGGAGTTTTCCCAGATAGCGGGCGAAACTGACATCGTTGAAGAAGATAACCAGGCTGGCCGTTATTGTGGTGCCTGCCACAATGGGAAAGAGGCCTTTACAATAAAATCCTGCACGAATTGTCATGCCAAGGATGCCGCTCATTTAGTGCAAACAAAGCGGGCAGCCAAAAAGGCATTTTACGCTTTTCAGAAAACGATGCCGCGCGCCAAGTATGGTAACAAAATTGATTGGATGAAGGCTGAAGAAGAGGGCCTGATTCAATTGAAAGATCAGCTTCCCGGAATTTCCATGGGACGGGAAGATTTTATCACCAACCAACGAGACGAGCCTCTTGAGCCTAGCCTTTCCGGTTTGCCGAATATCATTTTTTCGCATAGTAAACATGTTGCCTGGAACGGGTGTGGTATGTGTCACCCCGAACCTTTTAAATTGAAAAACGGCACAACTGAGATAAACATGCAAGCAATCATTGATGGAAATTTATGTGGCCGTTGTCATCGCACCGTGGCGTTCCAGGTCAATGACTGCTCCTTATGCCATTCCAAACCTGTCAGCATGTAA
- a CDS encoding ATP-binding protein, which produces MTDQKQKLFRALIDVGKELATITDLDFLLPRILEISQEVFLFDNAIIRLLTSDGKALETVASFGYSQEAVENPIYLGQGIMGKAAQFGKPYLIHNVSHTDDYIPGIEAARSELAVPLIARDRVIGVFNVENQQPDAFTASDCDALSLLAGQAAIAIDNANLYQDLCRVSREKNNLNHLNDKILSSISLGLYTIDRKMRITSWNDSMALMTHIPAEKALGRKLLETFPTLEKEGIAERLRRVLRTGEAAELRLLHRGHAGENRLQKRRLAPLKENGKTQGVVVVVEDITEFEQLLAQTIQSEKLAEVGRMSTGIAHEINNPLAVISFASQILLDNNNLTPEQQELVERIDNEVERLKGLSSELLSYSSGAQDEKRQPTDINTTMREVLTLMRYELNKKQITSGENLNPIPLLNIDKNKFKQIFINLILNAVQAMDKGGRIEISTGVCRDKSIFIQFCDNGPGIPDKLKQRIFDPFFTSRKDGQGTGLGLYLCRKIISEYDGSLTVTDVPDGGSCFEIKMTADNTM; this is translated from the coding sequence ATGACTGACCAAAAACAAAAGCTGTTCAGAGCTCTCATTGACGTTGGTAAAGAGCTTGCCACGATAACGGATCTTGACTTTTTACTGCCGCGAATTCTCGAGATTTCCCAGGAAGTTTTCCTTTTTGATAATGCCATTATCCGTCTGCTCACAAGTGACGGAAAGGCGCTGGAAACTGTTGCGTCCTTCGGTTACAGCCAGGAAGCGGTAGAGAATCCGATCTATCTGGGACAGGGCATCATGGGCAAGGCAGCGCAGTTTGGTAAACCCTACCTGATCCATAATGTCAGTCATACAGATGATTATATTCCAGGGATTGAAGCGGCCAGGTCAGAGCTGGCTGTTCCGCTCATTGCCAGAGATCGGGTCATTGGAGTGTTCAACGTCGAAAATCAACAACCGGATGCTTTTACTGCAAGTGATTGTGACGCACTTTCGCTGTTGGCCGGACAGGCAGCCATAGCGATTGACAACGCCAATCTGTACCAGGATTTATGTCGCGTATCGCGGGAAAAAAACAACCTTAATCACCTCAACGACAAGATTCTGTCAAGCATCAGCCTGGGTCTGTATACAATAGACAGAAAGATGAGGATCACCTCGTGGAATGACAGTATGGCCTTAATGACTCACATTCCGGCCGAAAAAGCCTTGGGGCGCAAACTGCTGGAAACATTCCCAACTCTTGAAAAAGAGGGGATAGCTGAGCGCTTGCGGCGGGTTTTACGAACAGGAGAAGCTGCAGAGTTACGCCTCCTCCACCGCGGGCATGCGGGAGAAAACCGTTTGCAAAAAAGACGTTTAGCGCCTTTGAAAGAGAATGGAAAAACACAGGGTGTCGTAGTTGTCGTCGAGGATATAACTGAATTTGAACAACTCCTGGCACAGACAATTCAATCTGAAAAACTCGCTGAAGTCGGCCGTATGAGTACAGGTATTGCCCATGAAATCAATAACCCGCTGGCAGTTATCAGCTTTGCCAGTCAGATCCTGCTCGATAACAACAATCTGACTCCGGAACAACAAGAGCTTGTGGAACGTATTGACAACGAAGTCGAACGCCTGAAAGGGCTGAGTTCTGAACTGCTTTCTTACTCTTCAGGAGCCCAGGATGAAAAACGTCAACCGACCGATATCAACACAACAATGAGAGAAGTTCTGACATTGATGCGTTATGAGTTAAACAAAAAACAGATCACCTCAGGTGAAAATTTAAATCCGATTCCCCTGCTCAATATTGACAAGAACAAATTCAAGCAGATTTTTATCAACCTGATCCTGAACGCTGTCCAAGCTATGGATAAAGGGGGACGAATTGAAATATCGACTGGTGTATGCCGTGACAAAAGCATCTTTATTCAGTTCTGTGATAATGGCCCCGGCATCCCCGACAAGTTGAAACAAAGAATTTTTGATCCCTTCTTCACCTCCCGTAAAGATGGTCAAGGTACCGGGCTGGGACTTTATTTATGTCGTAAAATTATTTCAGAGTACGATGGGTCTTTAACCGTGACTGACGTGCCTGATGGGGGAAGCTGTTTCGAGATCAAAATGACTGCGGACAACACCATGTAA
- a CDS encoding P-II family nitrogen regulator, which translates to MKKVECIIKPFKLDDVKAAITEMGLSGMTVSEVRGFGRQKGHTELYRGAEYQIDFIPKIKIELVVADDQVDAVVAAVQREASTGRIGDGKIFVSAIEQSVRIRTGESGEDSL; encoded by the coding sequence ATGAAGAAAGTTGAATGCATCATCAAACCGTTCAAGTTGGACGATGTCAAGGCAGCGATCACCGAGATGGGACTCAGCGGCATGACGGTCAGTGAAGTCCGTGGATTCGGACGCCAAAAAGGACACACCGAATTGTATCGCGGAGCCGAGTATCAGATTGATTTTATCCCCAAGATCAAGATCGAACTCGTTGTTGCAGATGATCAGGTCGATGCTGTTGTGGCAGCCGTCCAGCGTGAAGCCAGTACCGGACGGATTGGCGACGGCAAGATTTTTGTCAGCGCAATAGAGCAGTCCGTCAGGATCCGTACCGGCGAATCCGGTGAAGATTCTCTCTAG